The uncultured Roseibium sp. genome contains a region encoding:
- a CDS encoding NepR family anti-sigma factor, which yields MADMTETNVRTGRRKSTDDEVHSHIGGRLKAYYDQVLTQPVPDRFEDLLRQLDKQSDSSNGQEHS from the coding sequence ATGGCTGATATGACCGAGACAAATGTCCGGACGGGAAGGCGGAAAAGCACGGATGACGAAGTGCATTCCCACATCGGTGGCCGGCTGAAGGCATACTACGATCAGGTGCTGACCCAGCCCGTCCCGGACCGTTTTGAAGACCTGCTGCGTCAGCTGGACAAGCAAAGCGATTCCAGCAACGGACAGGAGCATAGCTGA
- a CDS encoding sensor histidine kinase, giving the protein MAAALVPLAALAFLFSYSDHLRRAAEEPSQFIDYARLIGQSSAKIMARTEGYAAALATRPEAAFDDCLALFEQVRTELRPAIELNVSSGDRSICSATLRRNVPVMREIGDTAKRSVSILPLSRSNKATGIRVEIGLRPEALLSAPIAATVSSDIGFALLDEDGKIIASHTDGVQEEAEFLEYVHGLELEHQPNQAFFDTDGGWLVAAVTLPGTNFRVLTGARPMDRFLEPWLSLAKALLPPLVLLAVVFVVLRFGIQRFLLRYLRHIYATFRKYGSGDTNARVGLLEAAPAEINILGMTFDMMADQIDHRTKDLEASLVEQQRLTRELHHRIKNTLQMIASLLAMQRRDSKLPEEQAVLRVALERVLSISAAYRVSYASNEGTDVAVEALVREVVETLREPAMVSRSAVRIFADEDAETTIDLDRAIPLAFILAELLPYRFDHLQPGEVIDIHVSGGTSILIRISGGDMEEAVLDEADGKTVLRSRLVRAYLGQLAATCVNEDMVTRLEMPNH; this is encoded by the coding sequence GTGGCGGCGGCACTCGTGCCGCTCGCCGCATTGGCGTTTCTGTTTTCCTATTCCGACCATTTGCGTCGGGCGGCGGAAGAACCTTCCCAATTCATCGACTATGCCCGTCTGATTGGCCAGTCGAGCGCAAAGATCATGGCGCGGACCGAAGGCTACGCCGCGGCCCTGGCGACCCGCCCGGAAGCCGCCTTCGACGATTGTCTTGCCCTGTTTGAACAGGTGCGCACGGAACTGCGCCCGGCCATTGAGCTGAATGTCTCTTCAGGTGACCGTTCCATATGTTCTGCAACCTTGCGCCGGAACGTTCCGGTGATGAGGGAAATTGGGGACACCGCCAAGCGGAGCGTTTCCATCTTGCCGCTTTCGCGCAGCAACAAGGCGACCGGCATCCGCGTCGAAATCGGCCTCAGGCCCGAAGCTCTGTTGAGCGCGCCGATCGCGGCGACCGTGTCCAGCGATATCGGTTTTGCGCTGCTCGATGAAGACGGCAAGATCATCGCTTCGCATACCGACGGTGTCCAGGAAGAAGCGGAATTCCTCGAGTATGTCCACGGGCTGGAGCTGGAACACCAGCCAAATCAGGCGTTTTTCGACACCGATGGCGGATGGCTCGTCGCTGCGGTCACGTTGCCCGGGACGAATTTCCGCGTCCTGACCGGCGCGCGGCCGATGGACAGATTTCTCGAGCCCTGGCTCAGCCTCGCCAAGGCCCTGTTGCCGCCGCTGGTGCTGCTCGCCGTCGTCTTTGTTGTCCTTCGGTTCGGCATCCAGCGCTTCCTGCTGCGCTATCTCCGGCATATTTACGCGACATTCCGCAAATACGGCTCGGGAGACACGAACGCCCGTGTCGGGTTGCTTGAAGCTGCCCCGGCCGAGATCAACATCCTCGGCATGACCTTCGACATGATGGCGGACCAGATTGATCACAGGACAAAAGATCTCGAAGCATCTCTGGTGGAGCAGCAGCGTCTGACCCGTGAGCTGCACCACCGTATCAAGAACACCCTGCAGATGATCGCAAGCCTGCTTGCAATGCAGCGGCGGGATTCGAAACTGCCGGAGGAACAGGCGGTCTTGCGCGTGGCACTGGAAAGGGTGTTGTCGATCTCTGCCGCCTATCGCGTTTCCTATGCCTCGAACGAAGGCACGGACGTCGCCGTTGAGGCTCTGGTCCGGGAAGTGGTGGAGACGCTGCGCGAGCCGGCAATGGTTTCGCGGAGCGCGGTCCGGATCTTCGCGGACGAGGATGCGGAAACCACCATCGACCTGGATCGCGCGATCCCGCTGGCCTTTATCCTGGCGGAATTGCTGCCGTACCGGTTCGACCATCTGCAGCCCGGTGAGGTGATCGACATTCACGTCAGTGGCGGAACTTCGATCCTGATCCGGATTTCAGGGGGCGACATGGAGGAAGCCGTTTTGGACGAAGCTGATGGCAAGACAGTGCTGCGCTCGCGGCTGGTTCGTGCGTATCTCGGCCAACTGGCGGCAACTTGCGTGAACGAAGACATGGTCACGCGTCTCGAAATGCCCAATCACTGA
- a CDS encoding sigma-70 family RNA polymerase sigma factor gives MATMSDELRDEVVALIPSLRAFAASLVGVGDRADDLVQETLVKAWGKIGSFKAGTNMKAWMFTILRNTFYSAYRKGKREVQDVDGQYSSTLAEHPGQIGHLDFEDFRRALDELPEDQREALILIGASGFSYEEAAEICECAVGTMKSRVNRARSRLSEILDVTSADEFGPDRTVHAALTASTVSAVKLSAME, from the coding sequence ATGGCCACCATGTCAGATGAGCTTCGCGACGAGGTCGTTGCCTTAATTCCGAGCTTGCGTGCCTTCGCCGCCTCTCTGGTCGGTGTCGGCGACCGTGCCGATGATCTTGTCCAGGAAACCCTGGTGAAGGCTTGGGGCAAGATCGGGTCTTTCAAGGCCGGCACCAACATGAAGGCCTGGATGTTCACGATCCTGCGCAACACTTTCTATTCGGCCTACCGCAAAGGAAAGCGTGAGGTGCAGGATGTCGACGGCCAGTATTCGAGCACGCTGGCCGAACATCCGGGCCAGATCGGCCATCTCGATTTCGAGGATTTCCGACGGGCGCTCGACGAGTTGCCGGAAGATCAGCGCGAAGCCCTGATCCTGATTGGTGCCTCCGGTTTTTCCTACGAGGAAGCTGCGGAAATCTGTGAATGCGCGGTCGGCACGATGAAGAGCCGGGTGAATCGCGCCAGAAGCAGATTGTCGGAGATTCTCGATGTAACGTCCGCGGACGAGTTCGGTCCCGACAGGACCGTGCATGCAGCCCTGACAGCGTCCACAGTATCAGCGGTAAAGTTAAGTGCCATGGAATAA
- a CDS encoding DUF1328 domain-containing protein, with amino-acid sequence MFGWAITFLIVALVAAVLGFGGIAGTAVSIAKLIFFVAIVLFAISLVYGLITGRRPPVG; translated from the coding sequence ATGTTTGGTTGGGCCATTACTTTTCTGATCGTCGCCCTGGTTGCAGCAGTTTTGGGCTTCGGCGGCATTGCCGGAACCGCCGTGAGTATCGCAAAGCTGATCTTCTTCGTGGCGATCGTCCTCTTCGCAATCTCGCTGGTCTACGGCCTGATTACCGGCCGCCGTCCGCCTGTTGGCTGA
- a CDS encoding PRC-barrel domain-containing protein, giving the protein MIRTLLTTTALAAALTTGAFAAETMTKSESQMGATGTGVSVFTKTPDAKPMESIDGYFAASHSQILATSLIGKMLYNGTGENAESIGDVNDIVLSPNGEAEAVVVGVGGFLGIGEKDVAVDFERITWAERDGTRWLTTNATKEELENAPAFDRSMFEVEDETTSLDIKTVTDEIKDMASVSKKADEGQAVTQAEVANADDLIGAPVFGVKNEELGEVSDVIVTDKGMIKSYIIDVGGFLGIGEKPIAMDARKIEIRKNSDGEFSIYTAYTQKQLEALPEYTGKADHS; this is encoded by the coding sequence ATGATCCGCACTCTGCTTACCACGACCGCTCTTGCCGCCGCTCTGACGACGGGAGCTTTCGCGGCCGAAACCATGACAAAGTCCGAAAGCCAGATGGGCGCGACCGGTACCGGCGTTTCCGTGTTTACCAAGACCCCGGACGCAAAGCCGATGGAAAGCATTGACGGTTACTTTGCCGCGTCCCACAGCCAGATCCTGGCGACGTCCCTGATCGGCAAGATGCTTTATAATGGTACCGGCGAAAACGCCGAGAGCATCGGCGATGTCAATGACATCGTTCTGTCGCCGAACGGCGAAGCGGAAGCCGTGGTCGTCGGTGTCGGTGGCTTCCTCGGCATCGGCGAAAAGGATGTTGCCGTCGACTTCGAACGCATCACCTGGGCCGAGCGAGACGGTACGCGCTGGCTGACCACCAACGCCACCAAGGAAGAGCTGGAAAACGCGCCCGCCTTCGACCGTTCGATGTTCGAGGTTGAGGACGAGACCACCAGTCTCGACATCAAGACCGTGACCGATGAAATCAAGGACATGGCGTCCGTGTCGAAGAAGGCTGACGAAGGTCAGGCCGTGACCCAGGCCGAGGTCGCCAACGCGGACGATCTGATCGGCGCTCCGGTCTTCGGCGTCAAGAATGAGGAACTCGGCGAAGTCAGCGACGTGATCGTGACCGACAAAGGCATGATTAAATCCTACATCATCGACGTCGGTGGTTTCCTCGGTATCGGCGAAAAGCCGATCGCCATGGACGCCCGGAAAATCGAAATCCGGAAGAATTCGGACGGCGAATTCAGCATCTACACTGCATACACGCAAAAGCAGCTCGAGGCGCTGCCGGAATATACCGGAAAGGCGGACCACAGCTAA